A stretch of Saccharomyces cerevisiae S288C chromosome IV, complete sequence DNA encodes these proteins:
- the HDA2 gene encoding Hda2p (Subunit of HDA1 histone deacetylase complex; tetrameric trichostatin A-sensitive class II histone deacetylase complex contains Hda1p homodimer and an Hda2p-Hda3p heterodimer; involved in telomere maintenance; Hda2p relocalizes to cytosol in response to hypoxia; other members of the HDA1 histone deacetylase complex, which regulates aging through trehalose metabolism, are Hda1p and Hda3p), translated as MSRKNSKKLKVYYLPVTLTQFQKDLSEILISLHAKSFKASIIGEPQADAVNKPSGLPAGPETHPYPTLSQRQLTYIFDSNIRAIANHPSLLVDHYMPRQLLRMEPTESSIAGSHKFQVLNQLINSICFRDREGSPNEVIKCAIIAHSIKELDLLEGLILGKKFRTKRLSGTSLYNEKHKFPNLPTVDSTINKDGTPNSVSSTSSNSNSTSYTGYSKDDYDYSVKRNLKKRKINTDDWLFLATTKHLKHDQYLLANYDIDMIISFDPMLEVELPALQVLRNNANKDIPIIKLLVQNSPDHYLLDSEIKNSSVKSSHLSNNGHVDDSQEYEEIKSSLLYFLQARNAPVNNCEIDYIKLVKCCLEGKDCNNILPVLDLITLDEASKDSSDSGFWQPQLTKLQYSSTELPLWDGPLDIKTYQTELMHRAVIRLRDIQDEYAKGTVPLYEKRLNETQRQNQLDEIKNSVGLTFKKKQEVEKSINDSEKRLKHAMTESTKLQNKINHLLKNRQELENFNKLPSNTISSENHLEEGSALADKLKEYIDKNATLFNKLKELQQANAEKSKLNDELRSKYQIESSKAAESAQTLKILQESMKSLENEVNGPLTKFSTESLKKELERLQNDFQSLKARNKFLKNYITLMNRQYDLKNKNNVQVEKAAANGTRFRSTRSNTPNYT; from the coding sequence ATGAGTAGGAAAAATTCTAAGAAACTAAAAGTCTATTACTTACCTGTAACGCTAAcccaatttcaaaaggatttatcagaaattttgatatcCCTGCACGCCAAGTCATTCAAAGCAAGCATAATAGGAGAACCACAGGCAGATGCAGTGAACAAGCCTTCCGGCTTACCTGCTGGCCCTGAAACACATCCGTATCCAACGCTATCACAAAGGCAATTAACCTATATCTTTGATTCAAACATAAGAGCAATAGCCAATCATCCTTCCCTTCTAGTGGACCATTATATGCCTCGACAGCTTTTGAGAATGGAGCCCACGGAAAGCTCTATTGCTGGGAGCCACAAGTTTCAAGTTCTCAACCAGCTCATTAATTCGATATGCTTTAGAGACAGAGAGGGCTCACCAAACGAAGTTATAAAATGTGCCATCATCGCACACAGCATAAAGGAATTAGATTTGCTAGAAGGTTTAATATTAGGCAAGAAATTCAGAACCAAGAGACTTTCCGGTACATCTCTTTATAATGAGAAACACAAATTCCCTAATCTACCTACGGTCGATTCCACAATAAATAAAGATGGAACACCAAATTCTGTAAGCAGCACAAGCTCTAATTCCAATTCGACCTCTTATACAGGTTATTCTAAGGACGACTATGATTACTCAGTGAAAAGAAacctgaaaaaaagaaaaataaatacgGATGACTGGCTGTTTTTAGCCACTACCAAACATCTCAAACACGATCAATACCTATTGGCTAACTATGATATAGATATGATAATTAGTTTTGATCCAATGTTGGAAGTTGAATTGCCCGCTTTGCAGGTACTGAGGAATAATGCCAATAAGGATATTCCGATAATAAAGCTATTAGTACAAAATTCTCCAGATCATTACTTGTTAGATTCTGAAATCAAGAATTCAAGTGTTAAATCGTCGCATTTGAGCAATAACGGTCATGTCGATGATAGCCAAGAATATGAAGAGATCAAATCCTCCTTACTATATTTTTTGCAAGCAAGGAATGCTCCGGTGAACAACTGTGAGATTGATTATATTAAATTGGTAAAGTGTTGTTTAGAGGGGAAAGATTGCAATAACATTTTACCGGTTTTGGATTTGATAACGTTAGATGAGGCCTCCAAAGATTCGAGCGATTCTGGGTTTTGGCAGCCTCAATTAACAAAATTGCAATATTCGTCTACAGAATTGCCCCTTTGGGACGGACCATTGGATATCAAAACCTACCAAACAGAGTTAATGCATAGAGCCGTCATAAGATTGCGAGATATACAGGACGAGTATGCCAAAGGCACTGTTCCACTGTACGAGAAACGATTAAACGAAACTCAACGGCAGAACCAGTTGGACGAAATAAAGAATTCTGTTGGTCTTacattcaagaaaaaacaagaagtgGAAAAATCCATTAATGACTCTGAAAAAAGGTTGAAGCATGCGATGACAGAATCTACCAAGctacaaaataaaataaatcacTTACTGAAAAATAGGCAGGAACTAGAgaatttcaacaaattgCCCTCGAATACTATTTCATCAGAAAATCATCTGGAAGAGGGATCTGCCTTAGCAGACAAGTTGAAGGAATACATAGACAAAAATGCGACTCTTTTTAATAAGTTAAAGGAACTCCAACAAGCAAATGCGGAAAAATCAAAGCTCAATGATGAACTACGTtccaaatatcaaataGAATCTTCAAAAGCCGCAGAGTCCGCGCaaacattgaaaattttgcaaGAATCAATGAAGTCTTTAGAAAACGAAGTTAATGGTCCACTGACTAAATTTTCCACAGAAAGCTTGAAGAAGGAGCTGGAACGTTTACAGAATGATTTTCAGTCGCTTAAAGCAAGAAACAAATTCTTAAAGAATTACATAACCTTAATGAACCGACAGTACGActtaaaaaacaaaaacaacgTCCAGGTGGAAAAAGCTGCCGCAAATGGTACACGGTTTAGATCAACAAGATCCAATACCCCTAATTACACATGA
- the PRO1 gene encoding glutamate 5-kinase (Cytosolic gamma-glutamyl kinase; catalyzes the first step in proline biosynthesis; required for nitrogen starvation-induced ribophagy but not for nonselective autophagy; PRO1 has a paralog, YHR033W, that arose from the whole genome duplication), which yields MKDANESKSYTIVIKLGSSSLVDEKTKEPKLAIMSLIVETVVKLRRMGHKVIIVSSGGIAVGLRTMRMNKRPKHLAEVQAIAAIGQGRLIGRWDLLFSQFDQRIAQILLTRNDILDWTQYKNAQNTINELLNMGVIPIVNENDTLSVREIKFGDNDTLSAITSALIHADYLFLLTDVDCLYTDNPRTNPDAMPILVVPDLSKGLPGVNTAGGSGSDVGTGGMETKLVAADLATNAGVHTLIMKSDTPANIGRIVEYMQTLELDDENKVKQAYNGDLTDLQKREFEKLKALNVPLHTKFIANDNKHHLKNREFWILHGLVSKGAVVIDQGAYAALTRKNKAGLLPAGVIDVQGTFHELECVDIKVGKKLPDGTLDPDFPLQTVGKARCNYTSSELTKIKGLHSDQIEEELGYNDSEYVAHRENLAFPPR from the coding sequence ATGAAGGATGCTAATGAGAGTAAATCGTATACTATAGTGATCAAATTAGGCTCTTCATCGCTAGTAGATGAAAAAACCAAAGAACCTAAGTTAGCTATCATGTCGCTTATTGTCGAAACTGTAGTCAAATTGAGAAGAATGGGACACAAAGTTATCATCGTGTCCAGTGGTGGTATTGCTGTTGGTTTGAGGACTATGCGTATGAATAAAAGACCAAAACATTTAGCAGAAGTTCAGGCCATCGCAGCTATTGGGCAGGGTAGATTGATCGGGAGATGGGATCTTCTGTTTTCGCAATTTGATCAACGTATCGCTCAAATTCTATTGACCAGAAATGATATTCTGGACTGGACCCAATATAAGAACGCTCAAAACACAATTAATGAATTGTTGAACATGGGCGTTATTCCCATTGTGAATGAAAACGACACACTATCTGTTAGAGAAATCAAATTTGGTGACAATGACACTTTATCAGCAATTACTTCTGCTTTAATCCATGCAGattatcttttcttactgaCAGATGTTGACTGTTTGTATACTGATAATCCAAGGACAAACCCAGATGCCATGCCGATCTTAGTTGTCCCAGATCTCTCAAAGGGTTTGCCCGGTGTGAATACTGCTGGTGGTTCAGGTTCTGACGTTGGGACCGGTGGTATGGAAACTAAATTGGTTGCTGCAGATTTGGCAACGAATGCCGGTGTTCATACGTTGATCATGAAAAGCGATACACCTGCGAATATAGGTAGAATTGTCGAGTATATGCAAACTCTAGAACTTGAcgatgaaaataaagttaaACAAGCATATAATGGCGATTTAACGGATTTGcaaaaaagagaatttGAGAAATTAAAGGCTCTTAACGTTCCACTACATACGAAGTTCATTGCTAATGATAATAAACACCATCTAAAGAATAGAGAGTTTTGGATTTTACACGGTCTTGTCTCTAAAGGCGCTGTTGTTATAGACCAAGGTGCGTACGCAGCCTtaacaaggaaaaataaGGCGGGATTATTGCCAGCAGGTGTTATTGATGTTCAGGGCACTTTCCATGAGTTAGAATGTGTTGACATAAAAGTTGGTAAAAAGTTACCAGATGGCACGTTAGATCCAGATTTTCCCTTGCAAACAGTAGGCAAGGCAAGATGCAATTACACGAGTTCTGAATTAACTAAAATTAAAGGTTTGCACAGTGACCAAATCGAAGAGGAATTGGGCTATAATGACAGCGAATATGTCGCTCATAGAGAAAATTTGGCATTCCCACCTCGTTGA
- the SUR2 gene encoding sphingosine hydroxylase (Sphinganine C4-hydroxylase; catalyses the conversion of sphinganine to phytosphingosine in sphingolipid biosyntheis) yields MNVTSNATAAGSFPLAFGLKTSFGFMHYAKAPAINLRPKESLLPEMSDGVLALVAPVVAYWALSGIFHVIDTFHLAEKYRIHPSEEVAKRNKASRMHVFLEVILQHIIQTIVGLIFMHFEPIYMTGFEENAMWKLRADLPRIIPDAAIYYGYMYGMSALKIFAGFLFVDTWQYFLHRLMHMNKTLYKWFHSVHHELYVPYAYGALFNNPVEGFLLDTLGTGIAMTLTHLTHREQIILFTFATMKTVDDHCGYALPLDPFQWLFPNNAVYHDIHHQQFGIKTNFAQPFFTFWDNLFQTNFKGFEEYQKKQRRVTIDKYKEFLQERELEKKEKLKNFKAMNAAENEVKKEK; encoded by the coding sequence ATGAACGTAACATCGAATGCAACTGCAGCCGGTTCCTTTCCACTAGCATTTGGTCTCAAGACCTCATTTGGGTTTATGCACTATGCCAAGGCCCCTGCCATTAATTTACGCCCCAAGGAATCCTTGCTGCCGGAAATGAGTGATGGTGTGCTGGCCTTGGTTGCGCCGGTTGTTGCCTACTGGGCGTTGTCTGGTATATTCCATGTAATAGACACTTTCCATCTGGCTGAGAAGTACAGAATTCATCCGAGCGAAGAGGTTGCCAAGAGGAACAAGGCGTCGAGAATGCATGTTTTCCTTGAAGTGATTCTACAACATATCATACAGACCATTGTTGGCCTTATCTTTATGCACTTCGAGCCGATCTACATGACTgggtttgaagaaaatgccATGTGGAAGCTTCGTGCAGACCTTCCTCGGATTATTCCAGATGCCGCTATTTATTACGGCTATATGTACGGAATGTCCGCTTTGAAGATCTTTGCAGGCTTTTTATTCGTTGATACATGGCAATACTTTTTGCATAGATTGATGCATATGAATAAGACCTTATACAAATGGTTCCACTCTGTTCATCATGAACTATACGTGCCATATGCTTACGGTgctcttttcaacaatCCTGTTGAGGGCTTCTTGTTAGATACTTTGGGAACCGGTATTGCCATGACGTTAACTCATTTGACTCACAGAGAGCAAATCATTCTTTTTACCTTTGCCACCATGAAGACTGTCGATGACCACTGTGGGTATGCTTTGCCACTTGACCCATTCCAATGGCTTTTCCCTAATAACGCTGTCTATCACGATATCCACCACCAGCAATTTGGTATCAAGACGAACTTTGCTCAAccatttttcactttctgGGACAATTTGTTCCAAACTAACTTTAAAGGGTTTGAAGAATATCAAAAGAAGCAAAGACGTGTCACCATCGACAAGTACAAAGAGTTTTTGCAAGAGAgagaattggaaaagaaggagaaactcaaaaacttcaaagCTATGAATGCTGCTGAAAATGAAgtaaagaaagagaaataa
- the MHR1 gene encoding mitochondrial 54S ribosomal protein mL67 MHR1 (Mitochondrial ribosomal protein of the large subunit; also involved in homologous recombination in mitochondria; required for recombination-dependent mtDNA partitioning; involved in stimulation of mitochondrial DNA replication in response to oxidative stress) → MKVNHSISRFRPASWFEKTKIIPPQVYIFRNLEYGQVLYSQFPNFSQTQVDKLFVRPNWSNRKPSLRRDIWKCMCVVNLQNYKQSVHLYQNLCRLRYLRDVAQRKESDKLRKKDSNGHVWYSGQYRPTYCQEAVADLRESLLKVFENATPAEKQTVPAKKPSIYWEDPWRMGDKDKHWNYDVFNALGLEHKLIQRVGNIAREESVILKELAKLESHPTEQTEVSSQ, encoded by the coding sequence ATGAAGGTAAACCAttcaatttcaagattCCGCCCCGCTTCATGGTTCGAAAAGACAAAGATAATCCCACCCCAGGTATACATCTTTAGGAACCTAGAGTATGGACAAGTACTATATTCTCAATTTCCCAACTTTTCGCAAACACAGGTGGATAAGCTGTTTGTGAGACCAAACTGGAGCAACAGAAAGCCATCATTGAGAAGGGACATCTGGAAATGTATGTGTGTAGTGAACTTGCAAAACTATAAGCAGAGTGTCCATCTATACCAGAACCTCTGCCGGTTGAGATACCTCCGTGATGTGGCACAGCGTAAGGAGAGTGACAAgctaagaaaaaaggacTCTAACGGGCACGTCTGGTATAGCGGACAGTATAGACCTACATATTGTCAAGAGGCAGTGGCAGACTTGCGGGAGTCCTTGTTGAAGGTGTTTGAGAATGCCACACCAGCAGAAAAGCAGACAGTACCCGCCAAAAAACCGTCCATATACTGGGAGGACCCATGGAGGATGGGTGACAAGGACAAACATTGGAATTACGATGTGTTCAATGCTCTGGGGCTGGAACACAAGCTTATTCAGCGTGTGGGGAACATTGCGAGGGAAGAAAGCGTTATTCTGAAGGAACTAGCTAAGCTCGAATCACATCCTACAGAGCAGACGGAAGTGTCTTCCCAGTAG
- the BFR2 gene encoding rRNA-processing protein BFR2 (Component of the SSU and 90S preribosomes; involved in pre-18S rRNA processing; binds to U3 snoRNA and Mpp10p; multicopy suppressor of sensitivity to Brefeldin A; expression is induced during lag phase and also by cold shock) produces the protein MEKSLADQISDIAIKPVNKDFDIEDEENASLFQHNEKNGESDLSDYGNSNTEETKKAHYLEVEKSKLRAEKGLELNDPKYTGVKGSRQALYEEVSENEDEEEEEEEEEEKEEDALSFRTDSEDEEVEIDEEESDADGGETEEAQQKRHALSKLIQQETKQAINKLSQSVQRDASKGYSILQQTKLFDNIIDLRIKLQKAVIAANKLPLTTESWEEAKMDDSEETKRLLKENEKLFNNLFNRLINFRIKFQLGDHITQNEEVAKHKLSKKRSLKELYQETNSLDSELKEYRTAVLNKWSTKVSSASGNAALSSNKFKAINLPADVQVENQLSDMSRLMKRTKLNRRNITPLYFQKDCANGRLPELISPVVKDSVDDNENSDDGLDIPKNYDPRRKDNNAIDITENPYVFDDEDFYRVLLNDLIDKKISNAHNSESAAITITSTNARSNNKLKKNIDTKASKGRKLNYSVQDPIANYEAPITSGYKWSDDQIDEFFAGLLGQRVNFNENEDEEQHARIENDEELEAVKNDDIQIFG, from the coding sequence atggaaaAATCACTAGCGGATCAAATTTCCGATATCGCCATTAAACCGGTCAATAAAGACTTCGAtattgaagatgaggaaaaTGCATCTTTATTTCAAcacaatgaaaaaaatggagaaaGTGATTTAAGCGACTATGGAAATAGCAACACAGAAGAAACCAAGAAGGCGCACTATTTGGAGGTGGAAAAGTCTAAGTTAAGAGCAGAAAAAGGTTTAGAACTAAACGATCCAAAATATACAGGTGTTAAAGGTTCAAGACAAGCATTATATGAAGAAGTTTCCGAGAATGAggacgaagaagaagaagaagaagaggaagaagaaaaagaggaagatgcTCTTTCATTCAGGACAGAttctgaagatgaagaagtagagattgatgaagaagaatcagACGCGGACGGCGGTGAAACGGAGGAGGCTCAACAGAAAAGGCATGCACTATCGAAACTAATTCAACAAGAGACTAAACAAGCTATTAACAAACTGTCTCAATCAGTTCAAAGAGATGCTTCGAAGGGTTATTCCATTTTACAACAgacaaaattatttgaCAACATCATTGATTTGAGAATAAAACTACAAAAAGCTGTAATTGCAGCAAATAAGCTCCCATTAACTACAGAGTCCTGGGAAGAGGCTAAAATGGATGATTCAGAGGAAACAAAGCGTTTGCTGAAGGAAAACGAAAAACTGTTCAATAATTTATTCAATCGGTTGATAAATTTCAGAATAAAATTCCAACTTGGCGATCATATCACTCAAAATGAAGAGGTGGCGAAGCATAAATTGTCCAAAAAAAGATCTCTCAAAGAGCTTTACCAAGAAACTAATAGCTTAGACTCAGAACTAAAAGAGTACAGGACTGCCGTATTAAACAAGTGGTCTACCAAAGTTTCTTCTGCATCAGGTAACGCTGCTTTATCATCTAACAAATTCAAAGCTATCAACTTACCTGCAGATGTACAAGTCGAAAACCAATTATCCGATATGTCCCgtttgatgaaaagaacaaagtTGAACAGGAGAAACATAACGCCTTTGTATTTCCAAAAAGACTGTGCTAATGGCAGGCTACCAGAATTGATTTCTCCCGTTGTCAAAGATAGTGTTGATGACAATGAGAATTCGGATGATGGGCTTGATATCCCGAAAAACTATGACCCAAGAAGAAAGGATAACAATGCCATTGACATTACCGAAAACCCATATGTTTTTGATGACGAAGATTTTTACCGTGTTTTACTAAACGATTTAATTGACAAAAAGATTTCCAACGCTCACAATTCTGAAAGTGCAGCAATTACAATCACCTCAACTAATGCTCGTTCGAACAACAagctaaagaagaatatcGATACTAAGGCTTCCAAGGGTAGGAAATTGAACTACTCAGTTCAAGATCCAATTGCGAATTATGAAGCCCCCATCACATCCGGATACAAATGGTCAGACGACCAAATCGATGAATTCTTTGCGGGATTGTTAGGTCAACGAGTGAActttaatgaaaatgagGATGAGGAACAACATGCCAGAATAGAAAATGACGAAGAATTAGAGGCTGTTAAAAACGATGATATCCAAATCTTTGGTTGA
- the DPL1 gene encoding sphinganine-1-phosphate aldolase DPL1 (Dihydrosphingosine phosphate lyase; regulates intracellular levels of sphingolipid long-chain base phosphates (LCBPs), degrades phosphorylated long chain bases, prefers C16 dihydrosphingosine-l-phosphate as a substrate; localizes to the ER and to the peroxisome) has protein sequence MSGVSNKTVSINGWYGMPIHLLREEGDFAQFMILTINELKIAIHGYLRNTPWYNMLKDYLFVIFCYKLISNFFYLLKVYGPVRLAVRTYEHSSRRLFRWLLDSPFLRGTVEKEVTKVKQSIEDELIRSDSQLMNFPQLPSNGIPQDDVIEELNKLNDLIPHTQWKEGKVSGAVYHGGDDLIHLQTIAYEKYCVANQLHPDVFPAVRKMESEVVSMVLRMFNAPSDTGCGTTTSGGTESLLLACLSAKMYALHHRGITEPEIIAPVTAHAGFDKAAYYFGMKLRHVELDPTTYQVDLGKVKKFINKNTILLVGSAPNFPHGIADDIEGLGKIAQKYKLPLHVDSCLGSFIVSFMEKAGYKNLPLLDFRVPGVTSISCDTHKYGFAPKGSSVIMYRNSDLRMHQYYVNPAWTGGLYGSPTLAGSRPGAIVVGCWATMVNMGENGYIESCQEIVGAAMKFKKYIQENIPDLNIMGNPRYSVISFSSKTLNIHELSDRLSKKGWHFNALQKPVALHMAFTRLSAHVVDEICDILRTTVQELKSESNSKPSPDGTSALYGVAGSVKTAGVADKLIVGFLDALYKLGPGEDTATK, from the coding sequence ATGAGTGGAGTATCAAATAAAACAGTATCAATTAATGGTTGGTATGGCATGCCAATTCATTTACTAAGGGAAGAAGGCGACTTTGCCCAGTTTATGATTCTAACCATCAACGAATTAAAAATAGCCATACATGGTTACCTCAGAAATACCCCATGGTACAACATGTTGAAGGATTATTTGTTTGTGATCTTTTGTTACAAGCTAAtaagtaattttttttatctgtTGAAAGTTTATGGGCCGGTGAGGTTAGCAGTGAGAACATACGAGCATAGTTCCAGAAGATTGTTTCGTTGGTTATTGGACTCACCATTTTTGAGGGGTACCGTAGAAAAGGAAGTCACAAAGGTCAAACAATCGATCGAAGACGAACTAATTAGATCGGACTCTCAGTTAATGAATTTCCCACAGTTGCCATCCAATGGGATACCTCAGGATGATGTTATTGAAGAGCTAAATAAATTGAACGACTTGATACCACATACCCAATGGAAGGAAGGAAAGGTCTCTGGTGCCGTTTACCACGGTGGTGATGATTTGATCCACTTACAAACAATCGCATACGAAAAATATTGCGTTGCCAATCAATTACATCCCGATGTCTTTCCTGCCGTACGTAAAATGGAATCCGAAGTGGTTTCTATGGTTTTAAGAATGTTTAATGCCCCTTCTGATACAGGTTGTGGTACCACAACTTCAGGTGGTACAGAATCCTTGCTTTTAGCATGTCTGAGCGCTAAAATGTATGCCCTTCATCATCGTGGAATCACCGAACCAGAAATAATTGCTCCCGTAACTGCACATGCTGGGTTTGACAAAGCTGCTTATTACTTTGGCATGAAGCTACGCCACGTGGAGCTAGATCCAACGACATATCAAGTGGACCTGggaaaagtgaaaaaattcatcaataagAACACAATTTTACTGGTCGGTTCCGCTCCAAACTTTCCTCATGGTATTGCCGATGATATTGAAGGATTGGGTAAAATAGcacaaaaatataaacttCCTTTACACGTCGACAGTTGTCTAGGTTCCTTTATTGTTTCATTTATGGAAAAGGCTGGTTACAAAAATCTGCCATTACTTGACTTTAGAGTCCCGGGAGTCACCTCAATATCATGTGACACTCATAAATATGGATTTGCACCAAAAGGCTCGTCAGTTATAATGTATAGAAACAGCGACTTACGAATGCATCAGTATTACGTAAATCCTGCTTGGACTGGCGGGTTATATGGCTCTCCTACATTAGCAGGGTCCAGGCCTGGTGCTATTGTCGTAGGTTGTTGGGCCACTATGGTCAACATGGGTGAAAATGGGTACATTGAGTCGTGCCAAGAAATAGTCGGTGCAGCAATGAAGTTTAAAAAATACATCCAGGAAAACATTCCAGACCTGAATATAATGGGCAACCCTAGATATTCAGtcatttcattttcttcaaagacCTTGAACATACACGAACTATCTGACAGGTTGTCCAAGAAAGGCTGGCATTTCAATGCCCTACAAAAGCCGGTTGCACTACACATGGCCTTCACGAGATTGAGCGCTCATGTTGTGGATGAGATCTGCGACATTTTACGTACTACCGTGCAAGAGTTGAAGAGCGAATCAAATTCTAAACCATCCCCAGACGGAACTAGCGCTCTATATGGTGTCGCCGGGAGCGTTAAAACTGCTGGCGTTGCAGACAAATTGATTGTGGGATTCCTAGACGCATTATACAAGTTGGGTCCAGGAGAGGATACCGCCACCAAGTAG
- the ATP5 gene encoding F1F0 ATP synthase subunit 5 (Subunit 5 of the stator stalk of mitochondrial F1F0 ATP synthase; F1F0 ATP synthase is a large, evolutionarily conserved enzyme complex required for ATP synthesis; homologous to bovine subunit OSCP (oligomycin sensitivity-conferring protein); phosphorylated), producing MFNRVFTRSFASSLRAAASKAAAPPPVRLFGVEGTYATALYQAAAKNSSIDAAFQSLQKVESTVKKNPKLGHLLLNPALSLKDRNSVIDAIVETHKNLDGYVVNLLKVLSENNRLGCFEKIASDFGVLNDAHNGLLKGTVTSAEPLDPKSFKRIEKALSASKLVGQGKSLKLENVVKPEIKGGLIVELGDKTVDLSISTKIQKLNKVLEDSI from the coding sequence ATGTTTAATAGAGTCTTTACCAGGTCATTTGCATCAAGCTTAAGAGCTGCTGCTTCCAAAGCTGCTGCTCCCCCACCGGTGAGATTGTTCGGTGTTGAGGGCACTTACGCAACAGCTTTATATCAGGCCGCTGCAAAGAACTCCTCTATTGATGCTGCCTTTCAATCTTTGCAAAAAGTTGAAAGCACAGTCAAAAAGAATCCAAAATTAGGTCACTTATTACTGAATCCTGCATTGTCATTGAAGGACAGAAATTCTGTCATTGATGCCATCGTGGAGACTCACAAGAATTTGGATGGTTATGTCGTTAACCTATTGAAGGTTCTTTCCGAAAATAACAGACTGGgatgttttgaaaaaattgcgTCTGACTTTGGCGTTTTAAACGATGCTCACAACGGGTTACTTAAAGGTACAGTGACTAGTGCTGAACCATTGGATCCTAAATCTTTCAAGAGGATTGAAAAAGCTTTGAGCGCCTCCAAATTGGTGGGGCAAGGTAAATCTTTGAAGCTGGAAAACGTGGTTAAGCCAGAGATTAAGGGTGGTTTGATTGTAGAACTTGGTGACAAGACTGTTGACTTAAGCATTTCTACaaagattcaaaaactgAATAAGGTCTTAGAGGACAGCATTTAA